The nucleotide sequence TGCGTTAAAAAAACCATGCTATTTACGCAAAACTTACTGGGATatattttcaacaacttttttctgAGGGTCAAAAAGGTTACCATGGTATTCGTACATGAGTTATCAGCTCCGCGCTGTAtaatttaccatgctatttacacttATGTTACCGGGGATATCTTTGCAACGATTTTTTTCTTCCGGTtcaaagttatcatggtgtttgtacCTAATTTAGCAGGTCTACAATATGTAACTTACCACGCTACTTACAAATAACTTATCATATGTATGTTTCAACAAATTTTATCCACTAGGTCAAAAGTTACAACGGTGTTTGTCCATAACTTATCAGGTATGTGGTGCGTATTTCAATGCTATTTACACATAACTTAGTGGGGTTATGTTTTGAACAATTTTCCTCAGTTAAAAAGTTATCACGGTGTCCATACATTAGTTATCAGATTTACGCTGTGTATTTTACCATCCTATTTTTACATAGatgttagccccccccccccccccccctcatggtgCAAAAATACCATGGTGTTTGTACCTAATTTAGCAGGTATGTAGTACGTAAGTTACCACGCTACTTACACAAAATTTATCAGGGGTATGCTTAAAGAAAATTTCCATTGGCTTAAAAGTTACCATGATATTTAGATGTAAGTTATCGGGTATGCGACACGTGTATTACCACACTATTTACACAGAAGTTATCGAGAAATATGTTTTCAAtggttttttctaggtcaaaaagtTAACGATGTTTGTATGTAAGCTATCAGATTTGTGGTGCATAAATTATCAAACTCATTACAAAGAATTTATCAGGGGATATTTCAAAACAAACTTTTTTTTCTTGACGacacatgagaaaaaaacttcatTCTATGTGAGCGGAATGTTTATTtcactagaaaaatgttcatcactACAAAAAGAGAGATAAATACAACATGATGCATCAGTCCTTACAAAACCTGGACTAGATGGTTTTGTCTCTAGGTCAAAGGCAATGTTGTTTTTCTTTCCCACTCTCATTAAATAAGGTATAAAATCCTGTTAAACTAGTAGGAAAACAGAACATTTATATGTACCGGTTGGTTGTGTGCAGAGGGCTTCATCCAATTGGTTGTGGGTTCGACTCCTATTGGTGCTTCATTTTATTTTTCGGTAGCTTTTTTCACGCGCTAGAACTGAACAAGCGGTTTATCGAGCGCGAGAAGCGGATCCAACGGCTCGTACGTGCCTGTCGCTAATTGCCAGTCGGCAGGAAAATAGCATTCTcgtaaaataaaagcaaaacaaGTTGAGAGGTTGTTTTAGAATAAACTTGACTTTCTTTTGTACTACTATTTAAATTTTCATGAATAAAAAACCAGTGTTGACTTTAGGgcaaaaaaataaaatttattgccattataggtcactattcacactattttgactgagaattttgtcaacgggagttttatttttgtgattttttaaacAAGTACAATAGAAGGTCAGGTTTGTTCAAAAACATTTTCAGAATGTTTTAACTTTGTATGTAAGTACTATATTTTTTAAATATAGAGTGgtgtgccttttttcttcctggTCTCTATTTTCGGTGGTTGGACACGCCACTCCCCTGGGTTCCCCGTGTGTTTGTGCCTTGCCTTTGGAGTATTACTATTCTACCCGTCCAGCTAACCTTCGTTGGCCGCCATTCTTTTTATTACAAATACGTAGAAAAAACCCAGCAGTCTGATACTCTTGTTTACTAGTCAATTACTGCAGTTGAATTTGTTCTCGCATCAGTATTTGAGCCGAGCCATCGCATTATTTTACTGCCACATATATCCATATACAATCACTCGGTTGAGACATGATCGATCGATCAGAGCTTTTTGGTGTGGACAAGGAAGGCGACGGCGCCGGAGGTGGCGAGCGGAATGACGGTGTCGTCGGAGAGCCATCCCAGCCCCGGCAGGACCCGCTTGGCCACCAGCGCGCACATGGGCGCGCCGAACAGGAACATGAGCAGCTCCGTCGTCGCCTTGCCGAAGCTGAAGCTGTCCCGCTTCACCAGCTCCCCGCTCATCTTCGCGAACTCCTCCCGCTTCACCTCGCCACTCCCCGCCTTGTGGTGCTTCTGCACGCCCACACGAACATGAGCACCCCCTCGATTCAAGCCACACGTACTGACCGGACTGAAGAACGCGGCTACTAACTCACCGTGTACACCTCCTGCAGCTTCTCCCTGGGCGGGATCCTGTACTGCACCTGCCCGCGCTCCTCGCAGAACTTCCTGGGGGGTTCGTTCAGCGGCGATGATGAATGCACGATGGACATGAACTGAATGCATGTAAGGTTCGGAGAAAACTTACTGGATGAGCTCGTAGATGGCGTGGTAGAAGTCGTCGAACGAGTCCACCTTCGCCACGTGCTCGTCGTACTTACTCTCCATGAACTCGATCAGCTTCTTCGCCTCATCGGGCTTCAGCTCCGCCTTCTTCTCGCTCTTCTCCGCGGCCTGGCTCTTCTCCACAACTGTTTGATCAaaacatatacatatatatgtgcTTAGGTTCATTGAGTCAAGTCTGAATGTTGTGCCGAGAAAAGAACAACGGCAATGTGTTCACCTTGAGGTGTCTGCTGCACCTCGGCAGCATTGTCAGCCATCTTCTTCGATGAAATGCAGGAACGGATGGTCGGTCCCTTGTGTAGACTATTGCTGCGTATATATTATGGCAGACTGCTGGCCAGGTTCCTTGTGTGGGACAGAGACAATGGCATTGCCTCGGCAGGAAGCAAAGCTGGGCAGGAGCAAGGGGGAAAGGAGCCCCCAAGGTCAGGAATCATGTGGCCATTGTCGCACGGTATTCCGTAGCTAGCTGCAAGCTGCACCTGCAAGCATTTGGGTGCAGACCAAGCAAGGTTCAGACTTCAAACAGACACCGTTCTCTGAGAGAAGGAACAGAACGTGCACACATGCATATGTAGCTTGTGGGGAATGTAGCGAAATGTTGAGCGAACGCGTCATATTTCCCGCCTAAATCTGAAGAAGTAATAGGAATGCAAGCTTAGTTTCACAAGTAGCTGTCGGTGAAGAACAATGTCATCAGAAAATGGAACAAGTGGGCAAATACAGATGGATGGTACGTGGGCCAGACGAACAAGCGTGTACGATTACAATGGAATTAATTCTGTGGGAACCTGGCACAATCTTGATGAGGTCGTCTTGGCGCATCGCGCATAAGATGTGTGCACGCAAGCACTGAGCTTAGGTGAAGCAGATTCGGAATGTGACAGAGGCCTGATATAGGCCTATTTCTTTCTTTCCTACATTTTCATTCTTTGTGCCAGCGTCGTAATATCTATCTACTCTATCACATCCCCGGACATTAACATGGTGGAACATTTGCTATTATTGGATCACTGCCGTTAGCTATCCACCCATTCATTGTAGTTCCATATGCATAATCAGAAGATCACAACCGTTTTCTGAAAAGAAGTCCAGAATATCTGTTTGTAAATACAAAAAATGAAGATACAGATGTAGCAGAATCATAGTTATCTccgcaaaaaaaaaatcatagTTATCAGAATTTAACTCCTTTTTTCTCTCATATAAGCCACACATGACGCGCTATCCTAAGAGGCGCCCCTATATCTCGCATTCAGCGAGACGGGAGGAACCCTCGCTGAAGAGTGGCGCGAGTTAGGCCGGCTCAGCCGCGCGAGAATGACATcctccttttttgttttatttttttcatgtttttttaatTTCTTTTCCTATTAACTTTTATTTGTCCTTTCAAATGTTCTACATAAATATATACAAAAATCACTCTatataaaacatttgaaaaaagttaaccaagtattcaaaaaatgttaaatgtgcatagagAAAATATTTATAATGTATATGAATAATTTATAAAAAAGTGTACAAAACAATTTGATCATGCATTTAAATTttgtaatcaagcatttgaaaaaatgatGTGCAAGTGtcaatcaagcatttggaaaatgttaatgtGTATAGAAAACAAGTTGACCATTTATGTAAAAAAATGATGCAAAATATATAATCTTGTATATAAAAGTGTTAATCAAGATTTTTAAAAATTCTtaacaagtatttcaaaaatgctaatcaagcatttgaaaactgttaaatgtgtataaaaaatgtttaacatgtattaaaaaatgatgaaattTTTAGAGCGTGTATATAAAATGTTAGtcaaatatttgaaaaatattcaaaaaagTATTTAATTTTTTAgctaagcatttgaaaaatgttaaatgtgtttaGTAGACCATgtgttcaaaaaatgttaatattgtatttaagaaatgttaatcaagcatttaaaaaatgttaaatgtgcatagaaaaattgttgaccattcattaaaaaatttaatcttgtatttgaaaactTTATTAAAGCATTTTATTATTTTTAAATGTGTacaaaaaatgttaaccatgtattaaaaatgttaaatttctatttgaaaaatgttaaggtGTATTAGAAAAAAGTTTTTCACATATACAAAAAAATATagaaagaaaaccaaaagaaacaaagaaaataaaaaatatagacAAAAAACAATATAaactaaacaagaaaataaaataaaaaaacaaagaaacaaatgcaaaaataataaaaaagctagagaagaaataaagaaataaagaaaaacaaaaaaaagaaagaaataaaaaaaccgaatgaaacctgAGAAGTCCTGTACTATCAACCAGATGAGATATGGCTTTGAAAGGTCGGAGTCAGTCTCCTCTTTTTCTTTTAGGTCATTTAGCAGTTCCCCAATTAGCTTTTTCCCCGAGAAAGCCTTCCCGAGATTCAAAGAAAAAGGTTGAAGGTTGACCTCTGGGACTAGTGATAGTTTGGAACCAGCAAAGGGAGGCTAAAAAGCCGAAGTGCTAACGCACACCCTGTAGTTTTGAAGCTAAAAACATAGCAACGAGGTCCATGTCGACAAGCAAAGCGAGCCGCCCTAGCGCGCCACTCTTCCTTTATAAGCGAGACTCTATCCAGATCTACTGATCTAAGAACTCCACGAGTGAATTGAGTTCGCAAAAATAAATATATTACAGAAATTTCTCTTTGTAAAAGAGGAGACTGATGTCTACTTATTGTAATATGTTTTtcatgtttttatttatttatttattactttttttctattttcaaatgttcaaaataaatatattacaaaaatcACTCTATATAAAACATATGAAAAATGTTAACCAAGTATTTGAaagatgttaaatgtgtatagagaaaatgtttatcaCGTATACGAATAATGTATACAAAAATAGTGTACGAAAtaatttgatcatgtatttaaattttgtaatcaagcatttgaaaaaatgttgtaaaagttaatcaagcatttggaaaatgttaaatgtgtatatataAAAAAGTTGACCATGTATAAAAAAATGATGCAAAATATGTAACcatgcatataaaaatgttaatcaagcacttAAAAATGGTtaacaagtatttcaaaaatgttaatcaagcatctgAAGAATGTTAAATGTGTAAAAATGATGAATTAATTTGATCATCTATATAAAAATGTTAgtcatatatttgaaaaatattcaaacaagtatttagtttttttaattaagcatttgaaaaatgttaaatgtgtttaGTTGACcatgtgtttaaaaaaatgttaacattgcatttagaaaatgttaatcaagcttttgaaaaatgttaaatgtgcatagaaaaatgTTGAGCATTAATTAGAAAATTTTAATTTtgttttgaaaatgttaatcaagcatttgattaTTTTTAAATGTGTACAAAACAaatttgaccatgtattaaaaatgttaaaatTGTATTGGAAGGAAAAATTGTAAAGGTGTATTAGAAAAAAGTTGTTGACTTATGCAAATaatgtagaatgaaaaccaaaagaaacaaagaaaagaaaataaaccaaaaaagaaagaaaataaaccaaacaaaaaaataaaataatgataaaaataaacaaatgcaaaaagaatgaaaaaaccagagaagaaaaaagaaatagataaataaagaaaacaacaaagaaaaaaagaaatagataaataaagaaaacaacaaagaaacaaagaaaaaaaaccaatgaaaaccgagaaaaaaatggagaaaaacctgtgaaaaaacaaaagaaaataaaacaaaacctGAAAAAAAAACGGAGAAGAAACAGTGGAAAACCGCGTCGTTTCCTCTTAAGTAGGCCCACCATATTACTCCATCACTAACTCGAGCCAAGCCCAGTGGCTAGCCACACTTGCTGTCAACCAGGAGACATGGGTTTGAGTCTCCTGCGCGCTCCCTTTTCTCCCCTCTTTTTTCTTTATTGACTGTGCACAAATGGGTCGGCCCGATAACTTTAGACCCTTTAGCGAGACATCCTATCGTCTTGCTTGATGTGATATAGTCGCCGTGCTATCCTTTATTAACAAGGCGCGAATGAGCCTGCCCGATTAGTGTACGTAGACCCTTCAGTGAGACATCCTATCGTCTCCCTTAATGTGAGATATAGTCGCGCGCTATCCTAAGTACTCGCACTCAGTGCTCCTGGTTCGCCCTCTCTAGCGTGGGTTGGGCTTGCCGTTGCGGTTGGGTCTCCTGAGCTGGGCTGGGCCTTCAGCTTTAGGGGTTGTTGTAGACTTGTAGTATAGTAGTAGTTGTTCCATTGCCTTCAAAAAGTACTTGTTCCCGTTTCCcctcaaataaaaaaaggagagttGTTGTCCCCATGGTAGACATTGTTGTTTGTACTTGAGTAATCGATCTAAATTTGTTCCGGCGTCGAGAAAGCAGAAAGGAAAATCAGATTCACCAGCATATGCATGCATGGACAACCGTAGGGGGTGCCAACGATGACGTCGATCGACTGAGCAACCTATCAGACTGCCTCCTCCACGACATCCTGTCACGCCTCAAGGCCCTACAGACCCGCGTGCTGTCGTCGAGATGGTGCCACCTCTGGCTCACCTCGTCATGCATGGACATCCCCGTCGTGCCTCGTCGTGCTTGTGCCTCACCGTTGGGCACCCTACGGTTGAGCGTGCCCTTGTCCCCTCCACTGTGGACGTGCCACTACCACGACCGTTCCTGTTGGTCGCATAGTTGGTGGGTTTGCCATGGCCTCCGGTTCTCCCCGACGATGCTCGACGTCTCCGGTAACAAGCTGCCTCCTCTGGCTTCTAGCTCTAGCGCCCATCGCCTCCATAAGATATGTCTCCACAGGGATTTCGAGAAGCACATCAGCTCCGGGCTCCCCGTGCTACAAAACCTCGAGATCAGGGGCACCGATGTGACGAAAATATCAAGATCGTGTCCCACATGCTCAAGAACCTCATTGTTGATAAATCGCACACATCCAACAAAGGAACCAACACCAATATTCCTACACCTACAAAGGTGTTACGAATGTTACTTAACACTAGATGATACCTCGCGCGTTGCTGCAAGAACTGATTGTAATATGTCCTGATGAAATTTGATTGAAAATGAATATTTGAATTAATAATATGACGACTGATCCAtggaatatatatgatttcttGTATCTATGTGGACTTTGCTTTCATGCATTCCGAGGTGTGTCTTTGCTATGCATGTTTCCATGTTGAAGTGGCATGTATGCATATTCAGAGCATTTGGTTAGTGGGGATCATCTATTTAGTTATAAAAGAACCTTAGAAACCCAAATGGTCCAAGGCACATATTAAGGCCAATCACCAACATATTAAGAAAATAGAAGATATCCTGCATGTTGCGCCGGAAATCCTCGGTAGCTTTTGTAGATATTCTGAGTTGAGAAACACACAAAAGTTCGCCACAACATAGGCTAGAGTAATTTTTCTTTGGTGTATCCTTTTGAAACATGACATCATAAACAACAGATGTATTGCCGGCTGTCTTATAGGAGTAAGAACAATTGATGGTGGGGAAATCAAGCAGCGGAGGGGGCGTTGAAGTGATGGTGGGAAATTTACTACTGATTTTGAAGTCTATTACATTGCCAGTAGCTGCTCCCTTTTGGTGACTGGCTGGAGATTCAACTCAACTTGAATGACTGTGTGTATCAGTACGAAGTTGGTTTTCCTCTATGTATATTCATCCTATATTGTGCAAGTTTTACCTAATTAACCTGAATAGTTTGTTGACACATACCATTACTACATGAGCTATTTTTCTTAACCTTGTACCTAACAGATAATTACGTAAAGTTGTATCCTTACAGGAGTTGTCTCTCTACAGATGGTTAACAGCTTCTAAggtttgttcatcaagaaagcatACACAATTACATGTAACTGAAATACATTTTATGAACATGCAGCTACCATCAGAAGTGAAATATTCCATAAGTATTGTCCAAAAGTATCACTTTCTTGCCTTAAGTATCTGCAATGAGTAGGAAACAGAGGTCTCAACCTAGCTTCAGTACAACAAAAGTGATTATTAGTCAATAATTGATCTCTCAGTATACAAGTAAAATCAGTAATTGAACATCGCATAGTAATTTTAAACAATTAAATTATGTCCTGCTAAAATGCCGGCTGATAAGTATATGTGCATATAATGTACAAAAATTATTTGTCATGTCTGCATAATCTGATTTACAACTAAAATTCCGAATCTGTAAACACCCAGCACTATAGACCTTGGTTCAAATATTTGAAATAAACATCATATATCTTGTTACAGTTGCAGGGCATGCAACACCAATCTTAGATGCTGGATGGGCATGGCATTGCACAAGATACTGTTTGACTGTTTTTTACAACAAAGGAGCTTCTGGTGGTGCTGCAGTGTTAAATATATATGATGCATAATGGAGCTTCTTGGTGCTAATTCAATGATATGTCAGACATACTTTTGATCTGACTCAATGCATATGGTCACCATTGGATTTTTTTACAGCAAAG is from Triticum aestivum cultivar Chinese Spring chromosome 3A, IWGSC CS RefSeq v2.1, whole genome shotgun sequence and encodes:
- the LOC123059426 gene encoding uncharacterized protein: MADNAAEVQQTPQVVEKSQAAEKSEKKAELKPDEAKKLIEFMESKYDEHVAKVDSFDDFYHAIYELIQKFCEERGQVQYRIPPREKLQEVYTKHHKAGSGEVKREEFAKMSGELVKRDSFSFGKATTELLMFLFGAPMCALVAKRVLPGLGWLSDDTVIPLATSGAVAFLVHTKKL